DNA from Daucus carota subsp. sativus chromosome 1, DH1 v3.0, whole genome shotgun sequence:
AGGGACCAGAGGAGGCCGGAAACGAAGAAAAAAACTCGAGGAAGGAATGCACAAGCACTCTCTCTTCTTTCGAAATcttcaacattaaattttttatatgcaTGTTGGAtccaaataaaaaaactaaaccAAACATTTACATAGAGTTTCATTTACAATTCTGAATATATATTCAGCTGCTTGATTCCTGTAAAAATTATGATGCCGACTCACGTGCGAGCCCAATCGTCTCCAGACTTGCCTGATTCTCGAGAGCAGTATGACGATGCGGCTTTAGAAGGTCTCTAaattgattttcattttttttatctatgcaTTTCTCTGAATTTGCAGCACATGCCAAAATGTAGttacataaattaaataatttatgtttgatatttttttctgGTGGTTGTTTAGTGGTTGTAGCAAATGTAAAGCTATTGCTAAAATTAATCGAAGATCATAAAGAAGCATGCAAAAAGGGGCAAAACGATAGGCGTCGGATGCTGAGGGTGGCTGGGATGATGACAGTTCTTGATAATGTAAAAGACAGATTTCAAAAATGTCAATCATTTGGTAACAAAAGACCAGTGGCTAAGTTATTAACACGATGCAACACGGATATCAGGGTTAGTCCCCCGCGTGACAGAAGGGCTGGTGAAGGAATAATTGATGATGACAAAGCAAAGCTGAGGAAAGATCTGCATGCATGTTTGGTCGCAAGAAAGAGCCTTGAGTCTATGTGTTCGAGTCTTGGAAAGGAAAAAGAGATTATGGCTGCAGAACTGGCTAGGAAAAATTATGAATTGAGTGAAGTGGAGCAACACATTAATGATCTCAGAGCACAAAATAGATCATTATTACAGAAAGTACAAGAATTTGCAGGGGATCGCGGAGATGAAAAGGGTGGCAAGGGAAAAGGCAAGGTAGAGGGAAATGTTGGTGATCTTCAAGCGCGCAACAAGGCCTTATCTGAACAACTCTTGAAGTCGGTTGAAGGTTATCGTTTAATGAAAAGGAAGCTAAAAAGTACACAGGAGGAAAATCTAGTGATGCACGAGAGTATAGGGGGAATGTTAGAGAAAGTTGGTGCTGGACTTGAGCATGTTCGTGTACTGAAACAACAGATTGAAAGTAAAAGTGATGATGATAAAGTAGTTTGTTATAAAGAGGGGACTGCAGAAATAGAGCATGTCTTGGAGTGTTTGGAATCGATGGTGTCCAAACATGTTAAGAGAAAACAGTAGCTTCTGCAGACCATGTCACTGGTTTATGGACAAATTCTCTGGACTAATATTGAATCATACAATGATACAAATAAGGAATTTCATCAGTTCCATGTGGTGCAAATGAACTGATGGGGTTGTGAAGCTTACACAAACTGTCCCAATTCAACTGCTGACTTGCAGATATTATTTGGACGAAATTGTCTGGTTTTTAGACCGTGCTGCTGGAATTTGATAAATGAATAGGATAGGAAAACCATGACCAGAAGAAagacaggtgatgacaacattGAGAGAAGCCAATGTCAATGGCATTGGAATTGTTCATTCAATATTAGACAATAGAAATTTTTGGTCATTAAAtccatgtaatatatattaagaagacactaacaataaaaaacattataatttagtgaTCACAACTCACAATATATACATTTGTGCATGGATATATTGGATACATATTATCATAAGCAATGATCAAAACTgcctttaaaatttaacttaaaCACATTTTCCTACCATACAATTACTATGGATGCTATATACACCATGAATAGTACAATTATGTGCTACAATTAGTTACAGTAGTATTTAAGATTTTGGAGACAACTAAAATCCATACTCATATATTAAGTTCCGATAATATTAGTAAATTTTAGCATAAATAATAGCTAATAAAGATTTACAATATATCATGCAGACAGGCAGTTCTGGAACAGGCGCAGAATTTTTCGTATCAATGTTGTAGTCAATCTTTTTTCTAACTATAATCTTGTATTATTTCAACATTTTTATGTAAAATCAATAATATCTAAAtacttcaaattaattaaataggaACTAAAAAAATTAGTGGCAACAGAATTGCAATTCTTTCTTTCCACAAAGTACATTTTATACAGAGTAGTAGATTACTATGCGTCCAACTGTCTTATGACTAAGTCCTAAAATCTCCTATATATGTTGTTTCTTATTTAATGAAAGGAGGGGCTTTTGCCCCCatcctctgttctaaaagtcggtgattaatcacgacgtaactcgtcgaactgattaaatctccgattaattaccgatcaatccgattaatccctaatcaattcaattaatccccgattaatctttgtttcgtaacttcaccgattaagtccaatttccgctttttacaacattgCCCCCATCTAATAAAGAATTTAATGACATTAATGAATGTGATTAtgctaatgttgtgtttggttggggtcaTGATTCcggaagaaatggaatgaaaaatgaattatcttatggacaatttttaagaaatttcatcctttcctccattccattcatcacatcatatgctagatatcacccattcaatttgagatgaaatgctccattctctcctatcctcaatttcttcccAAATCTTATTATAGTAATTTTGCACTCctctaaatttttttcaaaactttcttcctatctctgttagtttcaagtatttttactcatttcattccattcttcccaaccaaacacaacatcagGAGTAGTTGGACAAGCAAAAGGTCAGTAGTGTTCTGTATGTTGCACCAGGGAGTGAGGCAGTGCTGAGCCAGCAGGAATTGAGCAAGTTGGCTCATGCATTGGAGCGCTCCAAGCTTCGCTGGTTAAGGAATGGATCACAGTTCCAACTACTTCTCATGGGTTCACTGAACGAGTCAAAAGTCGAGGGATCGTTCACGTTATATGGGTTCCACAGGTTAAGATAATACTTcctctattttgaaatataaattatttgattttttggcacacattcttttgaccgcatagttaaaattattatttttaaaattttcagtttttaaataaaaatatatgattaatattataattcgaaaaaaagaaaattttgaaaataacaattttaactaAGCGGTCAAAAAGACTTAGAAGTGTGTGTCAAATCAGCACCAAGTCGATCATTTAGCTGTCGGATGTTTCTTAGACTCATTGTGGTTGGAACTTAGTCATCGAGGCACTTAAATGTGGCCGATTTTGATTGTATATTTAGACAATTAAAGTCTATTATCTCAAATTTtgaacattttttaattttacacaTAGGTGATTCCCGTGTTATTATACTTTAAATCGTAACAATTACTACTCCATAtaatagtattttttattttacacaATGATGAGTTTCGCATGTTATGCATTAAATTATTACAATTAAACTCTATTATCTTATACATGAACCAATTTTGATTGTTGGAGGAGGttaaagaaaatttttatttttaaattaaattaatgaaataaattttagttaatagttaaaaatcaatatcaacttattatatataatttttattgattaacattaataataaaacacaCCATATATCTATAGAGATACATTATAAACTAAATAGTATCTATATTCCACATTATAATTTAGCGATCACAACTCACAATATATACATTTGTGCATGAATATATTGCATACATATTATCATAAACTTACGATGAAGAATAtccttaaaattttagtttaaacacaTTTTCCTACCATACAATTAATATGGATACATACTATATACATCATTAATTCATGGTACAACTAATTAGTATTTAAGATTTTGGAGACAACTAAAAtcaatattcatatatatgaatattaaattatgataatattaataaattttatgattacGAATAATTTTCTTCACTGCACCTGTCGGTGATTATAATTATGAAGATTATTATTTTGAGTCTAATCAATCAGATCAGCTCACGAGCCTAAATATTAATCTTATGATAGTTTATTGTTATAAATGTTTTAATTTACAATTTTGGAACATAATAGAAAACAAGATGCGTCTTGTATATATTCTTAAGGTTAACAATATAGatagtattaaattttttcttaatgaataataacaaatttattgaataataaatttgtattaaatataattgtatgATAACTGATTTTACTCttgaaaaaatgtatataacaaTTTGTgacatttgttttgttttgcttattttatttagatagattttgttgttaaatttaattatgataaaattagtaTTGGAAGTTTAGGAGTTCATTTAAATAATCTTATTTGGACAAAATACACAGTAGTGAAGCAAAGAACCTTGATTACATGCCCTGACAACCACTGTAGGAACAAATGTGGTTAGTTCATGTTTAGTCCATCTCGATGAAGAAGTCAAGAAGTCACCTTTCCATTACCTGGAGTCCATAATTTATTTCCTCGTAAATAATAGCCTTGGATTTACTATAAACATATTTATAAAGTTAGTGTACTATATGACTATGCTTCCGCCTCTGAGCATTACCATAACTGGCCTTCGTCTTATGAAAGAATTAAAAAGATTGATGAATTTGTACACAGAAATAAATGAAGTGAGCATTATCATAACTGGCCTTCGTCTTGGTGCCTTGCTGTACTAAACGCCTATGGCTGCATCTGGTTCGTGAGCTTTACAAGAAATCAGTTGTACAGGAGGGGCTTTTGCCACCCTCTAATAAAGAATTTAATGATGTTAATGAATGTGTGATTATGCTAATTAGGAGTGGTCTGTGGTTGGACAAGCAAAAGGACAGTAGTGTTCTGTATGTTGCACCAGAGAGCTAGTGAGGCAGTGCTGAGCCAGCAGGAATTGAGCAAGTTGGCTCATGCATTGGAGCGCTCCAAGCTTCCCTGGTTGGGGAATGGATCACAGTTACAACTACTTCTCACGGGTTCACTGAACGAGCCAAAAGTCGAGGGAGCGTTATACTAAGTGGTTGTTTGGCTTCATAACTAATAAactgttttctgtttttaaACAGGGTCAAACATCACATTGTTTTCTGAAAACTGTTCTTCTGTTTCAAAAAAcagaaaacaatttttagttatGAAGCTAAACAATCACTCAGTCATTCAGCTGTTGAGCTTTCTTGACTCATTATGTTTGGAACTTATATAGTCATTGAGGCACTTAAATGTGGCATACATTTTCCAGTAATGAATGACCAGGGAATAGATGCAAGGTTTCAGAATGGAAAGAAATTTGGTTTTAAAAATCCTCGAAACGAGAAAAATAGGACTGGACATTTACAATTAACTAGTTGCGGATTTGTTGAGAATGGCTCTGGTGAGCCAAGAAGTCGAAATAGTGAAGAACAACAGAAAAGAGATGGGATTATTATTTGGAATTGGGATTAGGATTACATATGCATAGAAAGACCCTACTGCAGACTGTATTATCTTATACATAATTAGTtccattaaaatcaatttacTTAGAACATACACTTTTCATAATCAGTTCCACCTGCTGTGGAATAAAATTCAAAACCAGCGACTATCACTTAGTTCATACTTCATATACAACGCTgattattttcaattataataaataaaatatattattctaatatgaAAATGATGATGTAGCTTggacaaatataacaaatatgatcaagttgactaaatttttagataaaaagAATGTCCGGTTAGAATgaaaaaattcaacatataCCCCCAATCTTTATTTGAAGTATTTTTTATCCATTTTTATTATTGGAGAATTTCAATTATCAGACATGTTGTAAGTTTCAATAAATTGATCACAAAGTCTTGCCATTAAAGACTTCCAATATCATCTAGAGATGTACTCGTGGTCATGAGGATGGGAAGCACTGATGCAACAAGCCTAGGAGTGTTCTTCAGCTGCTGAAGTTTAGACAATTTGGCTCGATGGTAATTACAACAATAATCTGTGTCAAGGCAAACCAAGCAAAAAATCATACCAAAACTTGGAAGTTTCGTACTGCGGTACAACTTCACTTGCTAAACCAAGGCACAAAAGTAACACAAGCATGCAAATTCTACTAGATAAGGGTCTCAAAATTGGAACAAATAATAACAGTAGTTTCAAAAGTCTGTGAATCCACCACATGCTTAAATTCAGGCCTTTAGGGACTGAGTCGGAAAATAGAATACAAAATAACTACAGTCTGGAGCTGAAAAAATGAGGACAACTAATGATGACTTCATAAAGTAAGTTTATAATTTCTCAGTGTGGAGTAAAATAACAAGTGAAGTAAACCCAGTTCGACATTCTAGAAATCAAGATTGAAACAAAAAGTGATGATAATAAACTAGTTTGTTTTAAAGAGAGGactatttgaatttttgaatatGAAGGTGTCTAGGCATGAATTCTGAGAAAACTAGAAACTTCGAATCATGTATACCTACATATACATGTCACTGGTTTATGGACAAATTATCTGGgccaataattatataaataaaacatgGAATTTATTAGTTATGCTCTTGTGAGACCCGATAGAGTTTTGAATCCCCCTTGGTTCTCGGTGGAGTTCAATAAATTGATGCAAAAAATCATGACCAGATGAAACACCAGCGAGGACATGAAGAGAGATTCTCAATGTCAATAGGATTGAAATTGTTCGTCCAAAATCAGAAAGAGATGCAACATTTATTTTTCAACTTATGGCAATTACTACAGTAAAACGACAATCATAATAAGGAGAAATGGGGAGTATACAGAAACTCATTCGCTgtttgttactccctctgtttcatatTACATGTCCATTATTGAGAAcgaaaaattgtttcaaattacttgtctatttcaactttcaatggaTTGTAGtcaatatttgtattttcaGAATGAGTTTTATACCATGCGTAATTTGGTCATAATTTGTTCAAAAGCGGACATGTATTATAAAAACGTAGGGAGTACTATTTCTAAACATATACGCTAAACAAAATCATGTCATTTGCTGAGGGTCAATATAAATTCTCAATATATCTTTGTTTCAAATCGTTCGGACAATTAAAGTCTATTATCTTAATTTTTGAACAATTTTCAATTTTGCACCTAGGTGATTCGTTATACTTTAAATCGCAACAATTATATTCTATTTTCTTACTTGTTGAATATTTTTTACTTTACACAGCGATGTGTTTCAAATGTTATGCATCAGGTTATTATAATTAAACTCTGTTTCCAATTTTGAACTACGTGTTGGAGGAggttaaagaaattttttattttttatctatgttaatgaaatatatcttaattaatatttaaaaatcaatataaacttattatttaaaatttttattgattaacattaataaaaaaacactCATATAAAGatacattataattataaactaaATAGTGTTTATATTCCACGGGATAATTCAGTGATCAcaactaggggtgagcaaaaccgaaccggaaccgaaaaaccggaccgaaccgtgtaaattcggttcggttcggttaggtcctaattttctgaaagttcggtccattcggtccggaccgaatagaccgaaataaagttcggtcaggtccggtccggtccgtaaAAAAAATTTCGGTCCGGACTGAATAGACCGAAttgtccaaaatatatataattttaatttatatttatattatacatgtagggtcgcgctcaagagagaaccagtccttaaaatagaaccatagaaccactaaggttctgctgcggaaccctaaattttaaatagatttttaggatctaaatctaaatacatgtttttttcatattttttcatcgttgtttgtgttcaaaaataattttaaaatctaatacatagatgttgatattttttgcatgtgaagttctgctgcagaaccctaactcatacttaagttctgctgcagaaccctgccGTATAAGGTAAGagttctatggttctctctctaatggttctctctggaacatTACCATGTACAtgtatcttatatgttataattataatatctagtttgtaaatttaattatatgtatctttaatgaattgggagtgattaattaatatgaaaattttaaaataaatcatgaattttagttaaaaaatataatatttttttatttttaaaataatttcggttccttcgatccggaccggaccgaaccgaattatttcggttcggtccggttcggtccattataaaacttcggtccggttcggtccaaaaaaatctaaacttcggttctcggtctattcggttcggtccggttttggaccgaaccgaccgaatgctcacccctaaatTCACAACTCacaatatatatgtttgtgcGTGACTCCCTACATATTGTCATAAACTTATGATCAAAACTGCCTTTAAAATTTAATGTAAACTCATTTTCCTACCATACAATTATTATTGACACTATACACATCATGAATTCATGATGTGGTACAACTAATTAGTATTTAAGATTTTGGAGACAATTAAAATCATTACTCATATATTAAAGACTATTAAATTctgataatattaataaattttatgattatgAATAACATTCTTCACTCCACCTGAAGGTGATTATAATTACGAAGATTATTATTTCGAGTCTGACCAGTTAGATCTCATAGATAGTAATTCCACTGGCACCTTTCTCGACCGGCCCGCCAGGACTTGGAgctttatatataattagattTTCCTCTTTCTCGGGAAGCATATAAAAGAAAAGGTCGAGGTCCTGAAAGAAGAGTTGGCGAAGTAAACAATTCCATCTTCCAACAGTAACTGCTGGTTCTCGACTCCGCTATGACTCTTATCGAATCCGAGCCTAAACATCAATTTAATAGTAGTTTATTGTTATaaatgttttaatttataattttgtaacgtAATATTAAACAAGTTACGGAACTCAATAATATTTGCCTTTATTCTTATATTCTTAAGGTTAGCAATATAGACGGTGTTAAATTTTTCATAATgaataataacaaatttattgaataataaattcacattaaatataattgtatgATAACCGATTTTATGTATATAACAATCTGTGACATTAGTTTTGTTTCTTTATTTTAGATAGGTTTTgttgttaaatttaattataacaaaattagtATTGGAAGTTTAGAA
Protein-coding regions in this window:
- the LOC108223699 gene encoding uncharacterized protein LOC108223699, with protein sequence MPTHVRAQSSPDLPDSREQYDDAALEVVVANVKLLLKLIEDHKEACKKGQNDRRRMLRVAGMMTVLDNVKDRFQKCQSFGNKRPVAKLLTRCNTDIRVSPPRDRRAGEGIIDDDKAKLRKDLHACLVARKSLESMCSSLGKEKEIMAAELARKNYELSEVEQHINDLRAQNRSLLQKVQEFAGDRGDEKGGKGKGKVEGNVGDLQARNKALSEQLLKSVEGYRLMKRKLKSTQEENLVMHESIGGMLEKVGAGLEHVRVLKQQIESKSDDDKVVCYKEGTAEIEHVLECLESMVSKHVKRKQ